Proteins from one Limisphaerales bacterium genomic window:
- a CDS encoding RidA family protein, protein MGAEHRIEVLNLDLPPAPKPGGVYQPVFISDNFAYVSGHGPLLNDESYITGKVGAELNTEAAKVAARQTGLAILASLRVKLGSLDRVAQLVKSFGMVNATSDFLEHPLVINGYSELMAEVFGPEKGVGARSAVGMGSLPGNIAVEIEAIFEIK, encoded by the coding sequence ATGGGTGCTGAACATCGAATTGAAGTGTTGAATCTTGACTTACCGCCGGCTCCGAAGCCGGGTGGGGTGTATCAACCGGTTTTCATCTCGGACAACTTCGCGTATGTGTCGGGGCATGGTCCGTTGTTAAATGACGAAAGCTACATCACAGGCAAGGTCGGGGCGGAATTAAATACGGAGGCAGCGAAGGTGGCGGCGCGGCAAACCGGATTGGCAATTTTGGCGTCGTTACGCGTGAAGCTGGGGTCATTGGATCGGGTGGCGCAGTTGGTGAAATCATTTGGGATGGTGAATGCCACGTCTGATTTTTTGGAACATCCGCTGGTAATCAATGGCTACAGCGAATTGATGGCGGAGGTGTTCGGACCGGAGAAGGGAGTGGGGGCGCGTAGTGCAGTGGGCATGGGCTCATTGCCAGGAAATATTGCGGTGGAGATCGAAGCGATTTTTGAGATCAAATGA